The following proteins are co-located in the Polystyrenella longa genome:
- a CDS encoding beta/alpha barrel domain-containing protein has product MFPRYQIDKSYDWNYANSPDEVTNLEIPKVAGEWSFCGKRADSPLGIAAGPLLNGRWVRYYASLGFDLLTYKTVRSRTRNCYPLPNLQPVQTGPVNGTETNVPTANQMNGSWAVSFGMPSKAPDVWRKDVEETRDQLPTGKLLNVSVVGTDQPGFSLEDLAADYAQCAKWAVESGADTIEANLSCPNVSTCDGQLFQQPAAAGLVAATIRDQIGDTPLIIKVGHTTEPAEIEALVKSISPAVNACAMTNSVAVRVLNLENGEELFEGQKRGICGSACRNASLHQTQLFSDAVKRLGLKMDVIGVGGVGTAQHVKQYIDAGASFIQLATAAMVDPEVGISIRKSLSS; this is encoded by the coding sequence ATGTTTCCCCGTTACCAGATAGATAAATCCTACGACTGGAATTACGCGAATTCACCGGATGAAGTCACGAATCTTGAGATTCCGAAGGTTGCCGGTGAATGGAGCTTTTGCGGTAAACGGGCCGACTCACCGCTGGGGATCGCTGCCGGACCGCTGCTGAACGGTCGATGGGTACGATATTACGCGTCGCTTGGTTTTGATCTCCTGACATACAAAACTGTCCGCAGCCGAACGCGAAATTGCTATCCGCTTCCCAATTTGCAACCGGTGCAGACAGGTCCTGTGAATGGAACGGAAACGAACGTTCCCACAGCGAATCAAATGAACGGAAGTTGGGCCGTTTCCTTTGGGATGCCTTCCAAGGCCCCCGACGTCTGGCGAAAAGATGTCGAAGAAACACGCGATCAACTTCCCACTGGTAAACTCCTGAATGTTTCGGTTGTGGGAACTGACCAGCCCGGTTTCAGCCTGGAAGACCTCGCCGCAGATTATGCTCAATGTGCGAAATGGGCGGTCGAAAGTGGCGCCGATACCATCGAAGCGAACCTTTCTTGTCCGAACGTTTCCACGTGCGATGGTCAACTCTTTCAACAACCCGCTGCTGCCGGTCTGGTTGCCGCCACCATTCGCGACCAGATCGGGGATACACCTCTAATAATCAAAGTCGGTCACACTACGGAACCAGCTGAGATCGAAGCCCTGGTGAAGTCTATTTCGCCCGCCGTGAATGCCTGCGCGATGACAAACAGTGTCGCCGTGCGAGTCCTCAATCTGGAGAATGGCGAAGAATTGTTCGAAGGACAGAAGCGAGGTATTTGTGGGTCCGCCTGCAGAAACGCCTCATTACATCAAACACAGTTATTTTCTGACGCAGTCAAACGCCTTGGTTTAAAGATGGATGTGATTGGCGTGGGTGGTGTCGGAACTGCTCAGCATGTTAAGCAATACATAGATGCCGGAGCCAGTTTTATTCAACTGGCAACAGCAGCAATGGTTGATCCGGAAGTCGGAATTTCCATTCGGAAATCCCTGTCGTCATGA
- a CDS encoding ABC transporter permease, producing the protein MKSSSESSRWSGLIDYFGLLGVIALMMLFFGTQTENFWTLPNLFKTANQIPEFTLLAIGMTFVLIIGGIDLSVGSVFALSGVVTGVAAVQWNWPISLAMTLGVFVGGCCGFLNGFVSERWRIPSFIVTLGMLEIARGAELMIANSQTQYIGGAVEKLGMPIPGLGITPAFLIAILFVVIAQVILSKTVFGRYLFAIGNNEEAVRLSGINARPLKITVFVIAGLMAGFAGLFQVWRMGSADPAVGVGHELTAIAAAVVGGTSLTGGRGSVVKSFLGVLIIAILASGLVQMRTSFHFQRIVTGVVIVLAVILDAYRQKVTWVEFRDSFLKRKPAAR; encoded by the coding sequence ATGAAATCCTCTTCCGAGTCTTCACGCTGGAGCGGGTTGATAGACTATTTCGGACTGCTCGGTGTCATTGCCCTGATGATGTTGTTCTTTGGTACGCAAACAGAAAACTTCTGGACGCTTCCCAACCTGTTCAAAACGGCCAATCAGATTCCTGAATTCACTCTGCTTGCGATTGGAATGACGTTCGTGCTAATCATCGGCGGGATTGATCTGTCTGTTGGGTCCGTTTTCGCTTTGAGTGGAGTCGTTACAGGGGTGGCGGCGGTTCAGTGGAACTGGCCAATCTCGCTGGCAATGACGCTCGGAGTCTTCGTAGGGGGATGTTGTGGATTCCTGAATGGGTTTGTTTCGGAACGCTGGCGGATTCCTTCCTTCATCGTCACCTTGGGCATGTTGGAAATTGCCCGGGGGGCCGAACTGATGATTGCGAATTCACAGACACAATATATAGGTGGAGCTGTGGAGAAACTGGGAATGCCGATTCCGGGTTTGGGGATTACGCCCGCATTCTTAATTGCGATACTTTTCGTTGTGATTGCCCAGGTCATCCTTTCGAAAACCGTCTTCGGTCGATACCTGTTCGCCATCGGGAACAACGAGGAAGCGGTGCGGCTTTCCGGTATTAATGCTCGACCATTGAAGATCACTGTGTTCGTGATTGCCGGTTTGATGGCCGGATTCGCGGGTCTCTTTCAGGTCTGGCGAATGGGCTCAGCAGATCCCGCGGTAGGCGTCGGACATGAATTAACAGCCATCGCTGCTGCAGTGGTTGGAGGAACCAGCCTCACTGGGGGGCGAGGATCCGTCGTCAAAAGCTTTCTGGGTGTATTGATCATTGCGATTCTGGCTTCCGGTTTAGTACAGATGCGAACGTCGTTTCATTTTCAACGGATCGTCACTGGTGTGGTAATTGTGCTGGCCGTCATCCTGGACGCCTATCGTCAGAAAGTGACCTGGGTGGAATTCCGCGACTCGTTTTTAAAAAGAAAGCCAGCTGCTCGTTAA
- a CDS encoding sugar ABC transporter substrate-binding protein has protein sequence MCAQSKTIPGQSLFKWVFLLILFSFMMTGCTDGPDTSDSTSDEPKKPRIALVMKSLANEFFSTMAEGARTHQAAHADQYELLVDGIKDERDVSRQVQLIEEMMVQQVDAIVIAPADSKSLVTACRRAQEQGIVVINIDNKLDAEVLTQQKISIPFVGPDNKAGAKEVGDYLAGKLAEGDEVALLEGIPTAYNAQQRKAGFMESIEAAGLNLVSSQSAQWEMDRANQVAGDIMTQQPGLKAFFCSNDSMALGTLAAVRSADKLGQVQIVGFDNINAVQEAIKAGNILATADQHGDQLAVFGIEYALEILESGGTPDDKETPVDLVTQESLAASQAAE, from the coding sequence ATGTGTGCTCAATCAAAAACGATCCCCGGTCAGAGTCTCTTCAAGTGGGTTTTCCTGCTGATCCTCTTCTCCTTCATGATGACAGGATGTACCGACGGTCCTGATACTTCGGATTCCACTTCCGATGAACCAAAGAAGCCGCGTATCGCTCTGGTGATGAAGTCGTTGGCGAATGAGTTTTTCTCTACCATGGCCGAGGGGGCCCGGACTCATCAGGCCGCACATGCGGATCAGTACGAGCTGCTCGTCGATGGTATTAAAGATGAACGCGATGTCAGTCGGCAAGTGCAACTCATCGAAGAGATGATGGTGCAGCAGGTGGATGCCATCGTCATTGCTCCCGCAGACTCAAAGTCACTCGTCACAGCTTGTCGCCGGGCACAAGAGCAGGGGATTGTGGTCATCAATATTGATAACAAGCTCGATGCCGAAGTCCTGACTCAGCAGAAAATCAGTATTCCTTTTGTAGGACCGGACAATAAAGCAGGAGCGAAGGAAGTAGGTGACTATCTCGCCGGTAAGCTGGCGGAAGGGGACGAAGTTGCGCTGCTTGAGGGAATTCCGACGGCGTACAACGCGCAACAACGAAAAGCAGGTTTCATGGAGTCCATCGAAGCGGCCGGGTTGAACTTGGTTTCCTCACAGAGTGCTCAATGGGAGATGGACCGGGCGAATCAGGTCGCCGGCGACATCATGACACAGCAGCCTGGGTTGAAGGCCTTCTTCTGTAGTAATGACAGTATGGCACTTGGGACGTTGGCCGCCGTCCGCTCCGCAGACAAACTGGGACAGGTGCAGATTGTGGGGTTTGACAATATCAATGCGGTTCAGGAAGCGATCAAGGCGGGCAATATTCTCGCGACAGCGGATCAGCATGGTGACCAACTCGCCGTGTTTGGAATTGAGTACGCCTTGGAAATTCTGGAATCGGGTGGAACACCAGATGACAAAGAGACGCCCGTTGACCTGGTGACACAAGAATCGCTCGCGGCAAGTCAAGCTGCTGAATAA
- the rbsK gene encoding ribokinase, which yields MVIPGNFIPTGQRPRIVVVGSINMDLVARVDRLPKPGETVASQQLDQLPGGKGANQAVAATRLKAETTMLGRLGDDSFGPVLQSSLKEAGVATSSILVSENQSSGVALIGVEESGQNCITIVSGANGQITTDDIDTWENVISDADLVLLQLEIPHPVVELVLERCQEQGVLTMLDPAPMPAEQLGSRMYVADIMTPNQTEAELLVGFTVTTTEDAQRAAEELQRRGASTVVIKLGADGALVVDEAGHATHITAPEVNVVDTTAAGDAFNAGLAVALVEGKSLANAVQYGCITGSLATTKLGAQPAMPSRAEVDRLFKEQTRL from the coding sequence ATGGTTATTCCTGGTAATTTTATCCCGACTGGTCAGCGTCCCCGTATTGTGGTGGTGGGGTCGATTAACATGGATCTCGTCGCGCGGGTCGATCGATTACCCAAACCGGGCGAGACAGTGGCGAGCCAGCAGTTGGATCAACTGCCCGGGGGAAAAGGGGCGAATCAGGCCGTGGCGGCCACCCGTTTGAAGGCGGAGACGACCATGCTAGGCCGATTGGGAGACGATTCTTTCGGACCAGTGTTACAGTCCTCTCTGAAAGAAGCTGGTGTGGCGACGTCCTCGATACTCGTTTCCGAGAATCAGTCCAGCGGAGTAGCGCTGATTGGCGTAGAAGAGAGTGGGCAAAACTGCATCACGATCGTGAGCGGTGCAAACGGACAAATCACGACAGACGATATTGATACCTGGGAAAACGTCATTTCGGATGCCGATCTCGTTTTGCTGCAATTGGAGATTCCACACCCGGTGGTCGAACTTGTACTCGAACGCTGTCAGGAACAAGGGGTATTAACCATGCTCGATCCAGCACCCATGCCAGCAGAGCAATTGGGTTCGCGGATGTATGTTGCTGATATCATGACGCCCAATCAGACGGAAGCAGAGCTGTTGGTTGGTTTCACCGTCACGACGACCGAAGACGCCCAACGCGCGGCGGAAGAACTACAGCGGCGGGGGGCATCAACCGTGGTAATCAAATTAGGAGCCGACGGGGCACTGGTTGTTGACGAAGCGGGACACGCCACTCATATTACAGCTCCGGAAGTGAACGTGGTGGATACCACTGCTGCTGGCGACGCCTTCAACGCGGGGCTGGCAGTGGCATTGGTCGAAGGAAAGTCATTGGCGAATGCGGTACAATATGGATGCATCACCGGTTCCCTGGCAACTACGAAGCTTGGGGCTCAGCCTGCCATGCCTTCTCGGGCTGAAGTCGACCGTCTCTTCAAAGAACAAACCAGACTCTGA
- a CDS encoding DUF6268 family outer membrane beta-barrel protein: MQVGIAEWIRRSLCCALAFPVGIALGFVAIGNIVVGDDEVNRTTPAFHSLAGSIPLAGDDPESNSFLEPSEVFQAFSEGDASQPELTVVGGPPRNLKELMKPIIRLNGEYITDGGDVPLATTGIRVSVPTYPLWGPPPPLIDLGYQSTWLHTPAEMQLPEHFHEYQVGASWMRILNEDWKMRLWAGTSFNTDGENTSSDALQFRGGLFAIYSVSPEFEWIMGVVALGRSDLPAVPALGLIYRPNDDWTFDFTFPRPQATYVYERTDDRQHSVYLGGGLNGTTWAFAEPNGRENQITYSDWRAVLGWESSPFSPTGSRFTPGKRLKVETGYVFARRLEFDDVRPDISLNNGWTVNASFNF; encoded by the coding sequence GTGCAGGTTGGAATTGCTGAATGGATTCGGCGTTCGCTCTGCTGCGCACTCGCTTTTCCCGTGGGGATTGCCCTTGGTTTTGTCGCTATAGGCAATATCGTTGTGGGAGATGATGAGGTCAACCGCACCACGCCCGCCTTTCACTCATTAGCAGGGTCAATTCCCCTCGCTGGCGATGACCCCGAATCGAACTCATTTCTTGAACCGAGCGAGGTCTTTCAAGCTTTTTCTGAGGGAGACGCATCCCAACCTGAACTAACTGTAGTGGGAGGCCCGCCGAGGAACCTGAAAGAGTTGATGAAACCGATCATCCGTTTGAATGGGGAATATATCACCGATGGGGGTGATGTCCCATTGGCAACAACCGGCATTCGTGTAAGCGTGCCGACTTATCCCCTGTGGGGACCACCGCCACCGCTGATCGACCTGGGTTACCAATCGACCTGGCTCCACACTCCAGCCGAAATGCAGCTTCCCGAACATTTCCATGAGTACCAGGTGGGGGCAAGCTGGATGCGAATCCTCAATGAGGATTGGAAAATGCGTCTCTGGGCGGGAACATCCTTCAACACCGACGGAGAGAACACGAGCAGCGATGCCCTGCAATTCCGGGGTGGCTTGTTTGCGATCTACTCTGTTTCCCCGGAATTCGAATGGATCATGGGAGTCGTCGCCTTGGGCCGGAGTGACCTGCCCGCTGTCCCTGCACTTGGGTTAATCTATCGCCCCAATGACGACTGGACGTTCGACTTCACCTTCCCTCGACCACAGGCAACCTACGTTTATGAGCGAACGGACGACCGACAGCACTCTGTTTATTTGGGCGGAGGCCTGAACGGAACAACGTGGGCATTCGCCGAACCGAATGGTCGAGAGAACCAGATCACCTACAGCGACTGGCGCGCAGTCCTGGGGTGGGAATCCTCCCCCTTCTCTCCCACGGGTAGCCGCTTTACTCCCGGCAAGCGCCTCAAAGTGGAAACCGGCTACGTCTTCGCCCGCCGACTCGAATTCGACGACGTCCGCCCCGACATTTCGCTGAACAACGGCTGGACTGTTAACGCATCGTTCAATTTCTGA
- a CDS encoding sulfatase: MRLLVLCFVAVLFTLPSLAKGAEQKNVLFIAVDDLRAQLNCYGDDLVISPHVDRLAAEGTLFERAYCQQTVCNPSRASVMTGLRPDTLRVYDLPTHFRQIRPDAVTLPQSMMQAGYYARDVGKIFHNYRQDEYQGDPTSWSVPAVLHYGTHGKDLPQVEGEIPPDHSSALTQTKSRDVPDYAYYDGQVADAAIKALHEIKELDQPFFFAVGFWKPHLPFNAPKKYWDMYNRENIPVPEHIGHPENVPEIALTKYRIDGSKNNLTTEDLRELHHGHLAAITYMDAQIGRVLTELDSLDMRKNTIIIFWSDHGLHIGEHGLYSKTTLFELDAQVPMIIATPDHPGGQRTDALVELLDIYPTVMELAGLEVPNVLEGKSLVPLLNDPETPGAAAAMTQTPRPNYPRGKTPEVMGYSIRTDTLRYTEWRDHLTGKVIARELYDHEQDPLETVNAIGDDLYADQLPELEKLLEEKVSSAHPPEAKK; the protein is encoded by the coding sequence ATGCGTCTGCTCGTTCTTTGCTTTGTCGCTGTTCTTTTCACTCTCCCCTCTCTGGCGAAAGGGGCTGAGCAGAAAAACGTCTTGTTCATCGCGGTTGACGATCTTCGGGCACAACTCAACTGTTATGGTGACGACCTGGTCATCTCGCCTCATGTCGATCGATTGGCGGCGGAGGGGACTCTTTTCGAGCGGGCTTACTGCCAGCAGACTGTTTGCAATCCGTCGCGGGCTTCCGTCATGACCGGGCTGCGACCCGATACATTACGCGTCTATGACCTGCCGACGCATTTTCGGCAAATTCGCCCTGACGCCGTGACGTTACCGCAATCGATGATGCAGGCAGGGTATTACGCTCGCGATGTCGGCAAGATTTTTCACAACTATCGACAGGATGAATATCAAGGGGACCCGACCTCCTGGTCTGTTCCCGCTGTCTTGCATTACGGAACGCACGGAAAAGATTTGCCGCAGGTAGAAGGAGAGATACCGCCGGATCACTCATCGGCCCTGACGCAGACGAAAAGCCGTGATGTCCCCGACTATGCCTATTACGATGGTCAAGTCGCCGACGCAGCGATTAAAGCATTGCATGAAATCAAAGAGCTCGATCAACCCTTTTTCTTTGCAGTCGGGTTCTGGAAACCCCACTTGCCATTCAATGCCCCTAAAAAGTATTGGGACATGTATAACAGGGAGAACATTCCTGTTCCGGAACACATCGGGCACCCGGAGAACGTGCCTGAGATCGCATTAACCAAATATCGCATTGATGGATCAAAGAATAATCTGACGACTGAAGATCTGCGAGAGTTGCATCACGGGCACTTGGCCGCGATCACCTACATGGACGCTCAGATTGGTCGCGTGCTGACGGAACTCGATTCACTCGATATGCGGAAGAATACGATCATCATTTTTTGGTCCGATCATGGCCTACATATTGGTGAACATGGGTTGTACAGCAAAACGACTCTGTTTGAACTTGATGCTCAAGTTCCGATGATCATCGCTACCCCCGATCATCCGGGCGGACAACGGACGGACGCTTTGGTGGAACTGCTTGACATTTATCCGACGGTCATGGAATTGGCCGGCTTGGAAGTTCCCAATGTGCTGGAAGGGAAGTCACTGGTTCCGCTACTCAATGATCCAGAAACTCCTGGTGCCGCTGCAGCGATGACACAGACCCCCCGCCCGAATTATCCTCGGGGTAAGACACCGGAAGTCATGGGTTATTCGATTCGGACGGACACCCTTCGGTACACCGAATGGCGAGACCATCTCACTGGTAAGGTTATTGCTCGCGAGTTATACGACCATGAGCAGGATCCTCTGGAAACAGTCAATGCGATTGGAGATGATCTATACGCTGATCAACTTCCTGAACTGGAAAAACTTCTGGAAGAGAAAGTTTCCTCAGCACACCCTCCTGAAGCGAAGAAATAG
- a CDS encoding sialidase family protein yields the protein MRMTSNCIVLVFVTLLGTLPASLFGEESKPQASLNVEHRIAAIESGRFHGWPANNGVWQWGNDILVGYTQGDFEVKDGHNISGRQDSLLSFSDDGGETWEMIDPENFLDDENKLFLGKGKTKLTEPIDFTHPGFALRIFATGYHGNDDPTGGFFYSYDKGRTWNGPYEFTGLVEHSELKGNQLNPRTDYLVQNGNHVLIVISAREGSRGKARMGVIESTDGGLTFDFVAWITPEDPDFNAIMSQTVQLSDKEFVFSYRKIYRDSDKLSTVETYKSTDGCQTWNVLSTVKVMPTHSNPPALVALQDGRLCCIYGDRQVGEIRGRYSSDQGETWGPEFIIRDDFMALESDPDSQGRINTDCGYPRMVQRPDGKLVAMYYWATAEHPEQHIAVSIWTP from the coding sequence ATGCGAATGACTTCCAACTGTATTGTGCTCGTGTTCGTCACCTTGCTTGGCACTCTGCCCGCCTCTTTATTCGGTGAAGAATCGAAACCACAGGCATCACTGAATGTCGAACACAGGATTGCCGCGATTGAATCTGGCCGATTTCATGGTTGGCCGGCGAATAACGGGGTCTGGCAATGGGGAAACGACATTCTCGTCGGTTACACGCAAGGCGATTTTGAAGTCAAAGATGGACATAACATTTCGGGTCGGCAGGACTCTCTGCTCTCTTTCAGTGATGACGGTGGCGAGACGTGGGAAATGATCGACCCGGAGAATTTTCTGGATGATGAAAACAAACTGTTCCTGGGTAAAGGGAAGACAAAGCTAACAGAACCTATCGACTTTACTCATCCAGGATTTGCTTTACGCATCTTCGCGACGGGGTATCATGGAAATGATGATCCCACGGGAGGTTTCTTTTACTCTTACGATAAAGGCCGCACCTGGAATGGACCGTATGAATTTACGGGACTCGTTGAACATTCAGAGCTGAAAGGAAACCAACTCAACCCGCGGACAGATTATCTGGTGCAGAATGGCAACCATGTACTAATTGTCATCTCGGCCCGAGAAGGATCCCGAGGAAAAGCTCGGATGGGCGTCATTGAATCAACAGATGGAGGACTGACTTTTGACTTTGTCGCCTGGATCACTCCTGAGGATCCCGACTTCAACGCGATTATGAGCCAGACAGTTCAGCTCTCTGATAAGGAGTTTGTCTTTTCCTACCGCAAGATTTATCGTGACAGTGACAAACTAAGCACGGTGGAAACGTACAAGTCGACTGATGGCTGTCAAACTTGGAATGTCCTCAGCACAGTCAAAGTCATGCCGACACATTCGAACCCGCCTGCACTGGTGGCGTTACAAGATGGACGCCTCTGTTGTATTTATGGGGATCGCCAAGTTGGTGAAATACGCGGACGCTACAGCAGCGATCAAGGGGAAACATGGGGACCAGAATTTATTATTCGAGACGACTTCATGGCCTTGGAGAGCGATCCTGATTCTCAAGGTCGAATCAATACGGACTGTGGATACCCGCGAATGGTGCAGCGGCCCGACGGTAAGTTGGTCGCCATGTATTACTGGGCCACTGCAGAACATCCCGAACAGCATATTGCCGTCTCGATCTGGACTCCTTAA
- a CDS encoding APC family permease: MNSYEFWITAAITVGAIIPAGILIWPKVSRSTWWQATVTPLASIIGSGFLVLGPILVREYGELAPLMMLALCGVAYLFGNAIRYNIRHYESQTEKLPKYVHVAESISAWMLAFAYIISVAYYLNLLGSFAVSQTSINSQTAGRVVTTCVLLFIGCFGYFAGLKKLENLEETAVTIKLSIIGGLLIGMTLYAWNLFSQGDLITNTIPDFSSHALYFAFGLVICVQGFETSRYLGQEYDPETRIKTMKSAQWISTIIYVIYVFLMSIAFVGTEIETRETAIIDVTRVIAPILPIMLVVAAVAAQFSAGVADTAGCGGLINELSRKKLSDRVGYSIVTIGGLVLTWTSDVFLIISYASRAFAVYYALQSAVAALVAWQHEKTNHRVRYCLLYGCLSLLGVVIAILGIPAE, translated from the coding sequence ATGAATTCATACGAATTTTGGATAACGGCGGCGATCACCGTAGGCGCTATTATTCCTGCTGGAATTCTGATCTGGCCGAAAGTGTCCCGGTCGACTTGGTGGCAGGCGACGGTCACTCCGCTGGCCTCGATCATTGGGAGTGGCTTTCTCGTTCTGGGGCCGATACTGGTTCGCGAATACGGAGAGTTGGCTCCACTGATGATGTTGGCCCTCTGTGGGGTCGCCTACCTGTTTGGGAACGCAATCCGATACAACATTCGCCACTACGAATCTCAAACTGAAAAACTGCCAAAATATGTCCACGTCGCGGAGTCGATTTCGGCGTGGATGCTCGCTTTCGCGTACATCATTTCTGTCGCCTACTACCTGAACCTGCTGGGCTCATTCGCTGTTTCTCAAACGAGCATCAACAGCCAGACTGCCGGAAGAGTGGTCACGACTTGTGTGCTGCTCTTCATTGGCTGCTTTGGTTACTTTGCAGGGCTGAAAAAGCTTGAGAATCTAGAAGAGACGGCCGTCACGATCAAGCTGTCAATCATTGGTGGCTTGCTCATCGGCATGACTCTTTATGCCTGGAATTTGTTCAGTCAAGGTGATCTCATCACCAACACGATTCCCGACTTTTCCTCTCATGCCTTGTATTTCGCCTTTGGGCTAGTGATCTGTGTACAAGGATTTGAAACCTCGCGTTACCTTGGTCAGGAGTATGATCCCGAGACGCGAATCAAGACAATGAAGTCGGCACAGTGGATCTCGACTATCATTTACGTGATCTACGTTTTCCTGATGTCGATTGCGTTTGTCGGAACCGAGATCGAAACGAGAGAAACAGCGATTATCGATGTCACGCGGGTCATCGCTCCCATCCTCCCCATTATGCTGGTCGTAGCAGCCGTTGCGGCCCAGTTCAGTGCGGGCGTCGCCGATACTGCCGGATGCGGTGGGTTGATCAATGAATTGTCGCGTAAAAAACTGTCTGATCGAGTCGGTTACAGCATTGTGACGATCGGAGGACTGGTGCTGACCTGGACGTCCGATGTTTTTCTGATTATCAGTTATGCGTCTCGCGCATTTGCGGTCTATTACGCACTCCAGTCCGCCGTGGCGGCACTCGTCGCCTGGCAGCATGAGAAGACGAACCATCGAGTTCGCTACTGCCTGCTGTACGGTTGCTTAAGCCTATTGGGCGTCGTCATCGCCATTCTGGGAATTCCTGCCGAATGA
- a CDS encoding DUF2617 family protein, which produces MNLSTVRPDVSEIQYHLFERSVHPELLNRHQGMTIRFKDYQASLHICDAGHTLCFQHRDKLITEVVAPIETLLPQEKRLIRHHVKGCRDHEYEFSFGVNYQNSCQVELVDAEVYHQIHEELLVDSQKVRMVCQFPSAHRFSLSPLSLIHTEAIENSFLVHTYHTYPENSSIVKTQTLFELV; this is translated from the coding sequence ATGAACTTAAGCACCGTCCGACCAGACGTGTCGGAAATACAATATCATCTCTTTGAACGATCGGTGCACCCCGAGTTGCTCAACCGACACCAGGGAATGACCATCCGCTTCAAGGATTACCAGGCCAGTCTTCATATTTGTGATGCCGGACATACCCTTTGTTTTCAACATCGAGATAAGTTGATTACAGAAGTCGTTGCCCCGATTGAAACACTGCTCCCACAGGAAAAACGTCTGATACGCCATCATGTAAAAGGCTGTCGAGACCACGAGTACGAGTTTTCTTTCGGTGTCAATTATCAGAATTCCTGCCAAGTCGAACTCGTTGATGCGGAAGTCTATCACCAGATCCACGAGGAACTGCTGGTTGACAGCCAGAAGGTCAGAATGGTTTGCCAATTCCCTTCCGCCCACCGATTTTCCCTGTCTCCGCTGAGCCTCATCCACACGGAAGCAATCGAAAACAGTTTTCTGGTGCATACGTATCACACGTATCCCGAGAACAGCTCCATCGTGAAAACGCAGACTCTCTTTGAACTGGTCTGA
- a CDS encoding peptidyl-alpha-hydroxyglycine alpha-amidating lyase family protein — protein MASSAQAQYPGFAEEPLITEYDIDESWPKRPDNLAKFGWVSGMAQDKEENIWLFNKGDDPVQCYTPDGEFVRTWGAGDFKDPHHIRIDDEGSIWVADFGLHIVQKYTPEGKLLMELGEKNVKGEDKTHFNMPTDMVIGPNGDIFVTDGYGNRRIVHFDKNGQYIKEWGSYGTGRGQFVLPHAIVMDKDGKLYVADRNSGRVMIFNQDGELLDEWSNIIMPWGMSINAAGDLWICGSSPHWWKRKGAYPEFKDQMFVRFNTNGRLEQVWTIPLGDRNNRESIKPGAAVGVHCIVEDKNGNLYVGDIYDEKAMKFVPVKKRSETEE, from the coding sequence GTGGCCTCATCGGCTCAGGCGCAGTATCCCGGTTTCGCCGAGGAGCCGCTCATCACGGAATACGACATTGATGAAAGCTGGCCAAAACGCCCCGATAACCTCGCCAAGTTCGGATGGGTCTCTGGAATGGCTCAGGATAAAGAAGAGAACATCTGGCTGTTCAATAAAGGGGATGATCCTGTCCAATGTTATACACCGGACGGAGAATTTGTCCGGACTTGGGGGGCAGGAGATTTCAAGGATCCTCACCATATCCGGATTGATGATGAAGGTAGTATCTGGGTGGCAGATTTCGGGCTGCACATCGTGCAGAAATACACTCCCGAGGGAAAACTGCTTATGGAGTTGGGTGAGAAAAACGTCAAAGGCGAAGATAAAACTCACTTCAACATGCCAACGGACATGGTGATCGGCCCGAATGGGGACATCTTTGTGACCGACGGTTATGGCAATCGCCGCATTGTGCACTTCGATAAAAACGGTCAGTACATTAAAGAGTGGGGTTCTTATGGAACTGGGCGTGGCCAGTTCGTCTTACCGCACGCGATTGTGATGGACAAAGATGGCAAGCTATATGTTGCGGATCGTAACAGTGGACGGGTTATGATCTTTAACCAGGACGGGGAACTGCTCGACGAATGGTCGAACATCATCATGCCCTGGGGGATGTCGATCAATGCGGCAGGAGATCTCTGGATCTGCGGTTCATCGCCTCACTGGTGGAAACGTAAAGGGGCTTATCCAGAATTCAAAGACCAGATGTTCGTCCGATTTAATACTAATGGTCGGTTAGAGCAGGTTTGGACTATTCCCTTGGGGGATCGAAATAACCGGGAATCGATTAAACCGGGAGCAGCAGTTGGAGTTCATTGCATCGTGGAAGACAAAAATGGAAACCTGTATGTGGGTGACATTTATGACGAGAAAGCGATGAAGTTCGTCCCAGTTAAGAAACGCTCGGAAACGGAAGAGTAA